The following proteins come from a genomic window of Haloarcula salinisoli:
- a CDS encoding Pycsar system effector family protein, which translates to MTDKETIGSQEFASRIQDHLNHYIKAADRKASILLTGHLAFLGLYANLVKPVFSEPTWLELLLIAATAVLTIIAGGLSLSVVYPRTPETPQGYMLWTSILDHDEEEYREELKDLDPDSILTEMVDENYALAEVADQKYRHFRWSVHITIAMVASALASYLFVVV; encoded by the coding sequence ATGACTGACAAGGAGACTATTGGGTCCCAAGAGTTCGCTTCACGTATTCAGGACCATCTGAATCACTATATCAAGGCCGCTGACCGGAAGGCGTCAATTTTACTAACTGGTCATCTTGCCTTTTTAGGACTGTATGCTAATCTGGTAAAACCAGTATTTAGTGAACCGACGTGGCTTGAATTATTACTGATTGCGGCTACCGCCGTTTTAACGATCATCGCTGGAGGATTATCTTTGAGTGTCGTATATCCTCGCACCCCTGAAACACCGCAAGGATATATGCTCTGGACTTCAATCCTCGACCATGATGAAGAAGAGTATCGAGAGGAGCTGAAGGACTTAGATCCAGACTCTATTCTCACTGAGATGGTGGATGAAAATTATGCACTAGCGGAGGTGGCTGACCAGAAGTACCGGCACTTTCGGTGGAGTGTACATATAACAATCGCGATGGTTGCCTCGGCGCTGGCTTCGTATCTATTCGTCGTCGTATAA
- a CDS encoding DNA adenine methylase, with product MAPLVRADTSSADIKIAGKNRDIAKFPSTRYQGSKNKIIDWIWDCLSDYSFDSVLDGFGGTGVFSYKAKTEGLRADYNDFLRFNHQVGTAIIENDATRVDHQTVDELFRFDQPAEAYPTTVRDEFEGLYFTDEENEWLDKFRSNIDRIIDEPYKKAIVFAALSQACLVKRPYNLFHRANLNMRTRDVERSFGNKTTWEKPFEKLVRKFIVEYNSAVFANPYDHRAYNRDIISWKSPPETDLVYFDPPYYVRDRSQPVSNYKLYYHFLDGYIDYDNWADKINRSLKTKRLKHSREPWNDPELILDAFHTIFNRFSDRHIALSYNTEAAPLPETVEDTLAEYKRNVTTYRLNHQYALSENDSDEELLIVGSD from the coding sequence ATGGCCCCGTTGGTTCGCGCTGACACGTCGTCTGCTGACATCAAAATCGCCGGAAAAAATCGGGATATAGCGAAATTCCCATCCACTCGATACCAAGGGTCTAAAAACAAAATCATCGACTGGATTTGGGACTGTCTGTCTGATTATTCGTTCGATTCAGTCCTTGACGGATTTGGTGGTACCGGTGTTTTTTCTTATAAAGCCAAAACGGAGGGTCTTCGAGCGGATTACAACGACTTTCTACGGTTCAACCATCAAGTTGGCACGGCAATTATTGAGAACGATGCTACTAGAGTTGACCATCAAACGGTAGATGAATTATTTCGGTTTGATCAGCCAGCAGAAGCCTATCCGACAACGGTCCGTGATGAGTTCGAAGGGCTCTATTTTACTGACGAAGAGAATGAGTGGTTAGATAAATTCCGAAGTAATATCGACCGCATCATCGACGAACCCTATAAAAAGGCAATTGTCTTTGCCGCACTCTCTCAAGCTTGTCTGGTCAAACGACCATATAATTTGTTCCACCGGGCGAACTTGAACATGCGAACCCGAGATGTTGAGCGTTCCTTTGGGAACAAGACGACATGGGAGAAACCATTTGAAAAATTGGTTAGGAAGTTCATTGTCGAGTACAACTCTGCTGTCTTCGCAAATCCGTATGACCATAGAGCATATAATCGTGATATCATTTCGTGGAAATCACCGCCTGAGACTGATCTAGTTTATTTTGACCCGCCATACTATGTTCGTGATCGATCACAGCCAGTGTCGAATTACAAACTTTATTACCATTTTTTGGATGGATACATTGACTACGATAACTGGGCAGACAAAATCAATCGCTCTTTAAAAACAAAGCGGCTGAAGCACAGTCGAGAACCGTGGAATGACCCCGAGCTCATTCTTGACGCGTTCCATACAATATTTAATAGATTCTCCGACAGACATATTGCACTCTCATATAATACTGAGGCTGCACCGCTTCCCGAGACAGTTGAGGACACGTTGGCTGAATATAAACGTAATGTCACTACGTACCGTCTGAATCACCAGTACGCTCTGAGTGAAAATGATTCAGATGAAGAGCTGCTCATCGTCGGCTCTGATTGA
- a CDS encoding ATP-binding protein yields the protein MPEERKLPDSETMDLSPSKETYRSIQSDVSPVGAIKELIDNALDNWERVHGRQTDLDIDITYDPSEDLFEITDNSGGLEEDQIGKLFALGESTKETVNTPIGAYGVGAKKAIVKLGRNAELRSRYKEQEFGYGFSISEEWIEKPEDWEVEKRPYTDMEAGTTTISITDLALDLDEAGEEMDVDASGIDTEQFIDGLRHQLSQTYEVFLQSSPDFTGHLSISLNGEEVRVPEPIDWSFTPFDGFHPRSYENITLRRHNLDHDVSITIQVGLMATANEDEAGTDIFCQNRKVITGNTDAKGGYNTEHTENVGEVGPSRGRLKVRLFFKTTGDAERLPWDTQKNDIDEYDSLMQEVYEEWFDSIVEPYWRAARYSTFPAAFLQPYSSTGEWQANNGHLYEFDYRGRQRVNDKPNRDYDDKDWLEQTIDTHVEAGITAPHLVDERFRPTYREIVNDTNVAEVEEVALNKLVPVPDCPADTSDKELADTIEEVRATAQEDANRGRRQNFSDEWWVPVYKAYLRHYADYDSLTSVASNDGVESVESEEDDPANEKTPARGDTTESENSDSDSQATLGSHQESQTDSEVTEDETDGETPRETQTTGHTTTEDASETISSDTDSSDSSDSSESENDNNTSQEIPESSQNSQGPDDLKGHRQSKPDKKTVVLDFDLDDWQQLCAYLGVDSDSDIEEDVEPELKRVILSELLDN from the coding sequence ATGCCAGAGGAACGGAAACTTCCTGACTCAGAGACAATGGATCTCAGTCCTAGCAAGGAAACATATCGCTCAATCCAATCAGACGTGAGCCCAGTCGGTGCAATAAAAGAGCTAATCGATAACGCCTTGGACAATTGGGAGCGCGTCCATGGTCGTCAGACGGATCTTGATATCGACATCACGTATGACCCCAGCGAAGATCTCTTCGAAATTACCGACAACAGTGGTGGGCTCGAGGAAGACCAGATTGGAAAGTTGTTCGCATTGGGTGAGTCAACCAAGGAAACGGTAAATACGCCAATCGGGGCATATGGTGTTGGCGCGAAGAAAGCAATCGTCAAACTGGGGCGTAACGCCGAGCTACGGAGCCGTTATAAAGAACAAGAGTTCGGGTATGGCTTTTCAATCAGTGAAGAATGGATAGAGAAACCAGAGGATTGGGAGGTTGAAAAGCGGCCGTACACCGATATGGAGGCTGGTACGACGACTATCTCGATTACCGATTTGGCCTTAGATCTTGATGAAGCAGGCGAAGAAATGGACGTAGATGCCAGTGGAATTGATACAGAACAGTTCATAGATGGATTGCGTCACCAACTCAGCCAGACATACGAAGTGTTTCTACAATCTTCGCCCGATTTCACTGGTCACCTCTCTATTTCGCTCAACGGAGAAGAAGTACGGGTGCCCGAGCCAATTGATTGGTCATTTACGCCATTTGATGGATTTCATCCACGGTCATACGAGAACATCACTCTCCGGAGGCACAACTTGGATCACGATGTTTCAATCACTATTCAAGTTGGCCTGATGGCTACGGCAAATGAGGACGAAGCCGGAACAGATATTTTTTGTCAGAACCGGAAAGTAATTACTGGAAACACCGACGCTAAAGGTGGTTACAACACCGAGCATACTGAGAATGTTGGAGAGGTTGGCCCATCACGTGGTCGCCTCAAAGTACGTCTGTTCTTCAAAACTACTGGTGATGCCGAACGTCTTCCGTGGGACACTCAGAAGAACGACATTGACGAGTACGATTCGTTGATGCAGGAAGTTTATGAGGAGTGGTTCGACAGCATCGTTGAGCCGTACTGGCGGGCAGCCAGATACAGCACATTTCCTGCGGCATTTCTTCAACCGTACTCCAGTACTGGCGAATGGCAAGCAAACAATGGCCACCTTTACGAATTCGACTACCGTGGCCGTCAGCGGGTTAATGATAAGCCAAATCGGGATTATGATGACAAAGACTGGCTTGAACAGACGATCGACACTCATGTTGAGGCTGGTATTACCGCTCCCCATCTGGTTGACGAGCGATTCCGACCCACATATAGGGAGATAGTCAACGATACCAACGTAGCCGAAGTAGAGGAGGTCGCCCTCAATAAACTGGTTCCTGTACCTGACTGTCCAGCCGATACCAGTGATAAAGAGCTGGCAGACACTATCGAAGAAGTTCGGGCTACCGCTCAAGAGGACGCAAACAGAGGGAGACGACAGAACTTTTCTGATGAGTGGTGGGTTCCGGTATATAAAGCGTATTTGCGACACTACGCAGACTACGACTCACTCACCTCGGTTGCGAGTAATGATGGAGTAGAGTCTGTAGAATCTGAAGAGGACGACCCAGCTAACGAAAAGACTCCGGCGAGGGGAGATACCACAGAGTCAGAGAATAGCGACTCAGATAGCCAAGCAACGCTAGGGTCGCATCAAGAGTCACAGACCGACTCAGAAGTTACAGAAGACGAGACAGACGGAGAAACGCCCCGGGAGACACAAACCACAGGGCACACCACAACCGAAGACGCGAGTGAGACAATATCGTCTGATACCGACTCTTCAGACTCATCAGATAGCTCCGAGTCTGAAAACGACAACAACACCTCGCAAGAGATACCTGAGTCATCTCAGAACTCGCAAGGGCCGGATGATCTGAAAGGACACAGACAGTCAAAACCTGATAAGAAAACAGTCGTTTTGGACTTTGATTTAGATGATTGGCAGCAGTTGTGCGCTTATCTGGGTGTAGATTCGGACAGTGACATCGAAGAGGATGTTGAGCCCGAACTCAAAAGGGTGATTCTCTCGGAGTTACTGGACAACTGA
- a CDS encoding orc1/cdc6 family replication initiation protein, which translates to MDSEDGSDTIHSVFENVDEGGGGIFEQREILQIDYVPSEKRIVGRDEQIEKVAEEIGPIVVGQPPNSIIIYGKTGCGKSLVAKHVSKIAKEEAENRGVRLATGYVNCQQAKGNSDALSKYGRAINPPESSMTFPARGISENEYFERVWSVLNEFYDAAIIILDEVDKLNNDDLLMALSRAGEDGSVDVPIGVIAVSNKINYREKMSERTKSSFGHNEFIFEPYDASQIREILQNRTDAFANGVLDDGVIPRAAALSAKEHGDARKAMRLLRYAGDQANKENADRVKESHLSDARASAEVDRLLELISGLPPHSKHVLIALANLTKNQPEREWFRTMKIRETYLDVCEQSGADPLSAERTRQLLNELCFLEIAGSRRGTGEGKGHYSQYTLLWDADIVLSLDA; encoded by the coding sequence ATGGATAGCGAAGACGGGTCAGACACCATCCACAGTGTCTTTGAGAATGTCGACGAGGGTGGTGGGGGAATCTTTGAACAACGAGAGATACTCCAAATCGACTATGTCCCCAGTGAGAAGCGCATCGTCGGTCGCGATGAACAAATTGAGAAGGTGGCAGAAGAGATCGGGCCAATAGTCGTTGGTCAGCCGCCGAATTCGATCATCATCTACGGGAAAACGGGCTGTGGAAAGTCCCTCGTCGCAAAGCACGTCTCAAAAATCGCTAAAGAAGAAGCTGAGAATCGCGGTGTGAGGCTTGCAACGGGATACGTCAATTGCCAGCAGGCAAAGGGCAACTCCGATGCACTGAGCAAGTACGGTCGGGCAATCAACCCACCAGAGAGCAGTATGACGTTCCCGGCTCGAGGGATTTCCGAGAATGAGTATTTCGAGCGAGTTTGGTCAGTCCTGAACGAGTTCTATGATGCTGCGATCATCATCCTCGATGAAGTTGACAAACTCAATAACGACGACCTGTTGATGGCGCTTTCCCGGGCAGGAGAAGACGGGAGTGTGGATGTTCCGATTGGCGTGATCGCAGTGTCGAACAAAATTAACTACCGGGAGAAGATGAGCGAGCGGACAAAGAGCTCGTTCGGGCACAACGAATTCATCTTTGAGCCCTACGACGCCAGTCAAATCCGGGAAATTCTCCAGAATCGGACTGATGCCTTTGCCAATGGAGTTCTCGACGACGGGGTGATTCCTCGTGCGGCCGCTCTGAGCGCGAAAGAACACGGAGATGCTCGAAAGGCCATGCGACTCCTTCGGTATGCCGGTGACCAAGCCAATAAGGAAAACGCCGACCGGGTGAAGGAATCTCACCTCTCCGATGCACGGGCTTCGGCGGAAGTGGATCGTCTACTCGAACTCATATCGGGATTGCCTCCTCACAGCAAGCATGTCTTGATCGCGCTGGCAAATCTCACGAAAAACCAGCCTGAGCGGGAGTGGTTCCGGACGATGAAGATACGCGAGACGTATCTCGACGTGTGTGAGCAGAGTGGTGCCGATCCGCTATCAGCCGAACGAACACGGCAATTGCTCAATGAACTCTGTTTCCTAGAAATTGCGGGCAGCCGACGGGGGACTGGTGAAGGAAAAGGACATTACAGCCAATACACCCTCCTGTGGGATGCGGATATCGTCCTCTCACTGGATGCGTGA
- a CDS encoding RNA-guided endonuclease TnpB family protein: MTDAQALVKTLDFQLDIQSDNEGLLYDATVEARRVYNETIRLAKEGVDWDAIPDRVADDADLVKNTTQRVVAKALGAMENYYEYDDFGQPSHTKGGTYPLRANYEEGYNLSLTDDGDVAFRISAKPYKHVKGVLEGDDAHLDILKTALTSDEWKVGTAEALFHNDNPELHVNVTNTKQSVRDKQDSRTVVGVDVNEDNVALTALSEDGVEDTLVIDFPEIKFERHRYFTMRKRVQNAGKDSIHDTLEGCEERFVRDRLHKVSRHIVEWSQQFEKPCIVFEDLKEMRDSIDYGTRMNRRLHHLPFRALQLYTSYKASFERIPTAWINPEYTSQRCPMCGHTERANRNKKRFKCRSCSHQDHSDRGASVNIAVKGMKKLDWNVPALNSLPVVRKVRRQASGAVDAPTVTHPTVRGYQADGRMGVSD, translated from the coding sequence ATGACCGACGCACAGGCTCTCGTCAAGACGCTGGACTTCCAACTCGACATCCAGAGTGACAACGAGGGCCTGCTGTACGACGCCACGGTCGAAGCCCGCCGAGTGTACAACGAAACCATCCGACTCGCCAAAGAAGGCGTGGACTGGGACGCCATTCCCGACAGGGTAGCCGACGACGCTGACCTCGTGAAGAACACTACTCAGCGTGTCGTTGCGAAGGCACTCGGTGCGATGGAGAACTACTACGAATACGACGACTTCGGCCAACCGAGCCACACCAAGGGCGGAACGTACCCGCTTCGTGCGAACTACGAGGAGGGGTACAACCTGTCGCTCACCGACGACGGCGACGTGGCGTTCCGAATCAGCGCGAAGCCGTACAAGCACGTCAAAGGCGTTCTCGAAGGTGACGACGCGCACCTCGATATTCTCAAGACTGCCCTCACGAGTGATGAGTGGAAGGTCGGGACGGCTGAAGCCCTATTCCACAACGACAACCCCGAGTTGCACGTCAACGTCACCAACACCAAGCAATCCGTTCGAGACAAGCAGGACTCACGGACGGTTGTCGGTGTGGACGTGAACGAGGACAACGTGGCCCTCACCGCTCTGTCCGAAGATGGCGTGGAGGACACGCTGGTTATCGACTTTCCCGAAATCAAGTTCGAGCGTCACCGCTACTTCACGATGCGGAAGCGCGTCCAGAACGCGGGGAAGGACAGCATCCACGACACGTTGGAAGGGTGTGAGGAACGGTTCGTCCGCGACCGACTCCACAAAGTGAGCCGTCACATCGTGGAGTGGAGCCAGCAGTTCGAGAAGCCGTGCATCGTCTTTGAAGACCTCAAAGAGATGCGCGACAGTATCGACTACGGCACGCGGATGAATCGACGCTTGCACCACCTCCCGTTCCGCGCCCTCCAGTTATATACGTCGTACAAGGCGTCGTTCGAGCGCATCCCGACTGCGTGGATTAACCCCGAATACACGAGCCAGCGGTGTCCGATGTGTGGGCATACGGAACGGGCGAACCGCAACAAAAAGCGGTTCAAGTGCCGGTCGTGTTCGCATCAAGACCACAGCGACCGTGGTGCAAGCGTCAATATCGCTGTGAAAGGCATGAAGAAACTCGATTGGAATGTGCCTGCTCTCAATAGCCTTCCCGTTGTTCGGAAGGTGCGACGGCAGGCATCGGGGGCTGTGGACGCCCCGACCGTGACCCACCCAACCGTTCGAGGCTATCAGGCCGATGGTCGGATGGGAGTGTCCGACTAA